One Alkaliphilus sp. B6464 genomic window carries:
- a CDS encoding lipoate--protein ligase: MKYIENHSTDPRYNLAFEEYVFKNLELEDGYVLLWRNEPSIIIGKNQNSVEEINMEFVKENNVHVVRRITGGGAVYHDLGNLNFSFITKAGDIGEIDFKTYTIPVLRALEKLGIPCELSGRNDITIDGKKFSGIAQSVIKGRVLNHGTLLFNSQLDVLSNALNVKRDKIESKGVKSVASRVTNIKPYVKEDIDVLEFRDLILKNIFEYENKPIEKYELTEEDKKAIQQMVDERYGTWEWNFGRSPEFNYKGYKRFAGGGVEVRLHVENGLIDNCKIYGDFFGTGDIGVLEEHFKGVRYDEESVKEMLKDFPVGKYLGRISEEEFLMCLFDN, from the coding sequence ATGAAGTATATTGAAAATCATTCAACAGACCCACGTTATAACTTAGCTTTTGAAGAATATGTTTTTAAAAATTTAGAATTAGAAGACGGTTATGTTTTATTATGGAGAAACGAGCCTTCAATAATTATAGGAAAAAATCAAAATTCAGTTGAAGAAATTAATATGGAATTTGTAAAGGAAAATAATGTTCATGTTGTTCGTAGAATTACAGGTGGAGGTGCAGTTTATCACGACCTTGGAAACCTAAACTTCTCTTTCATTACAAAGGCTGGAGATATCGGGGAAATTGATTTTAAAACCTATACCATTCCGGTATTAAGGGCATTAGAAAAGTTAGGAATACCATGCGAACTATCGGGTAGAAATGATATTACAATCGATGGGAAGAAGTTTTCTGGTATTGCACAAAGTGTAATAAAGGGTAGGGTGTTAAATCACGGAACTTTACTTTTTAATTCTCAGTTAGATGTACTATCAAATGCATTAAATGTTAAAAGAGATAAAATTGAATCTAAGGGGGTAAAGTCGGTAGCCAGCCGAGTTACAAACATTAAACCCTATGTAAAAGAAGATATTGATGTATTAGAGTTTAGAGACTTAATACTTAAAAATATATTTGAATATGAAAATAAGCCTATTGAAAAGTATGAGCTAACTGAAGAAGATAAAAAAGCTATACAGCAAATGGTAGATGAGAGATATGGTACCTGGGAATGGAACTTTGGTAGATCACCTGAGTTTAACTACAAGGGCTACAAACGCTTTGCTGGCGGCGGTGTAGAGGTAAGGCTTCATGTGGAGAATGGATTAATAGACAATTGCAAAATATATGGAGATTTCTTTGGTACAGGTGATATTGGGGTGTTAGAAGAACATTTTAAAGGTGTAAGATATGATGAAGAATCAGTAAAAGAGATGTTAAAAGATTTCCCGGTCGGTAAGTATTTAGGAAGGATTTCAGAAGAAGAATTTTTAATGTGTTTATTTGATAACTAA
- a CDS encoding DUF1801 domain-containing protein has product MNTDIYDYLEKFDEPTKQRFYILHKLICESTSNNIVEKLWVKLPSFYVDDNFIRIIPFKDHINIEARTVTSHRDDLLEYKITPKGMLQIFHNQQIPEEILKTIFEEILG; this is encoded by the coding sequence ATGAATACAGATATATATGATTATCTAGAAAAATTTGACGAGCCAACAAAACAAAGATTTTATATATTACATAAACTTATCTGCGAAAGCACCTCTAATAACATTGTTGAAAAACTGTGGGTTAAATTACCTTCATTCTATGTAGATGATAATTTTATTCGTATTATTCCGTTTAAGGATCATATTAATATTGAGGCAAGAACTGTTACTTCTCATAGAGATGACTTGTTAGAATACAAGATAACTCCTAAAGGTATGCTACAGATTTTCCATAATCAACAAATTCCAGAAGAAATATTAAAAACAATATTTGAGGAAATCCTTGGATAG
- a CDS encoding S41 family peptidase, with the protein MKKLLRQFNVIAIILMAMLVFTACGNSVEQLISNEQLTMEDFLNDFDYMMQTMEDTFPYFGVVERRLGVDIRGLGRETRAMIENYPYSLEGLASELGISLEDMPELDEQIFWSIIRHEFFSHFLGFIHTYPLDSGLYNMLQLPYSSPSSPLYTSHNHHVFTNPTSQRFYQKQEDFFNTLAEEKGALLQFIFRGYPPVQVPSSIVKTEIIEEDKIAYLNVPSFLSFNVNTNDTLKTFYRNINKYEHLIIDIRDNGGGSPDIWRMLIMKPLWPERNNMPDMPLYAFYKGSKLGKSLGAENLKIEAQNSRNIPETDYLLTMTEIMEANNLPHINEDDVQDLAYGVRFNTSISNIEWRHMHQLRIPNIFYPFYGKIWILINGNNYSGAALFARHAKEMGFATLVGEQTGGAYTTSSGWFFALPNTGIILRWDIDYLTDSYGRALNEFPTTPHHSNRPGMDALETVLQLIEEGSF; encoded by the coding sequence ATGAAAAAATTGCTTCGTCAATTCAACGTGATTGCCATAATATTAATGGCAATGTTGGTTTTTACCGCATGTGGAAACTCCGTGGAACAGTTGATATCTAATGAACAGCTGACAATGGAAGATTTTTTAAATGACTTTGATTACATGATGCAAACAATGGAAGACACATTTCCATATTTTGGCGTGGTAGAAAGAAGATTAGGTGTGGATATAAGGGGGCTGGGGCGGGAAACACGGGCTATGATAGAGAATTACCCTTATTCTCTTGAAGGCCTTGCAAGTGAACTGGGTATTTCCTTGGAGGATATGCCTGAATTAGATGAACAAATTTTTTGGAGCATTATTCGCCATGAATTTTTCTCGCATTTTTTAGGATTTATCCATACCTATCCGCTGGATTCTGGGTTATATAATATGCTTCAACTCCCTTATTCAAGTCCCTCGAGTCCTCTTTACACATCCCATAATCACCATGTCTTCACTAATCCTACTTCTCAAAGATTTTACCAAAAACAGGAAGATTTTTTCAATACTCTTGCCGAAGAGAAAGGAGCTCTTTTGCAATTTATTTTTCGCGGTTACCCTCCAGTTCAGGTGCCGAGCAGTATAGTTAAAACAGAAATTATTGAGGAAGATAAGATAGCCTATTTAAATGTGCCAAGCTTTTTGAGTTTCAATGTAAATACTAACGATACCTTGAAAACATTTTACCGTAATATCAATAAATATGAGCATTTGATTATTGATATCAGGGACAATGGCGGAGGATCACCAGATATTTGGAGAATGCTTATTATGAAACCCCTTTGGCCAGAAAGGAATAATATGCCCGATATGCCTTTGTACGCTTTTTATAAAGGAAGTAAGCTTGGGAAATCTTTAGGGGCAGAGAATCTTAAAATTGAAGCACAGAATTCACGTAATATACCTGAAACTGATTACTTGCTTACAATGACGGAAATTATGGAAGCAAATAATTTGCCACATATTAATGAGGACGATGTACAAGATTTAGCTTATGGTGTCAGGTTTAATACCAGTATTAGCAATATCGAATGGCGGCATATGCACCAGTTAAGGATCCCAAATATCTTTTATCCCTTCTATGGAAAAATATGGATTTTGATCAATGGCAACAATTACTCAGGTGCTGCGCTGTTTGCCCGCCATGCAAAAGAAATGGGCTTTGCTACTCTTGTGGGAGAGCAGACCGGTGGCGCATATACTACAAGCTCTGGGTGGTTCTTTGCTTTACCCAACACCGGGATTATATTAAGGTGGGATATAGACTATTTAACTGACAGTTATGGCCGCGCTTTAAATGAGTTTCCCACCACCCCTCACCACTCTAACCGTCCCGGTATGGATGCGCTGGAGACCGTTTTGCAGTTAATAGAAGAAGGCAGCTTTTGA
- a CDS encoding methyl-accepting chemotaxis protein yields the protein MEKNRTDRSISKEIALYVSIFVIFICVVIGGVSIFMSRSSMIRQAETSLSMITELSSETIHIAIKDDLLILQEVANRARVRTMDFSLQEESIKADIERLGYLDMAIVNLKGEAHYILDDNTTDLSDRDYVKKALSGEPNISDVIVSKVTNSAVLMYAVPITDENNVVGALIARKDGNALFDIIGERRYGESGYTYILNTNGVTVTHPNKDYVMDQFTPIEAAKTDSSLEDLARAVSEMLMNKSGLNKYSFNNEEMYNAYTSIEGTPWIFVSAVSQNEVLSDASTLTKTLLFILAFVLIISILASFIIGKTLAKPILNLTEIVDKKSNLDFSTIDQGTIQTIVKRKDEIATMAFSLQSMSQNVRDLIVQVAETSQQVSATSEELTATSQQTATASQEVAQTIIDIAEGATKQANNTLEVSTVLENLSLEIEKNLERTGNLSEAFNKINEHVSSGLKAIELLNTNTKENNAAADIVFNSILKTNESSSKISEASNLILSIADQTNLLALNASIEAARAGEHGRGFAVVADEIRKLAEQSRNSTEIINQIVKNLLDDAEMAVMKMKEANALVKHQEQSVGLTGNTFDLITDAIKDSEKLVRAIDDSSKKMKQSNDNVSNNISMLSVVAEQNAASTEEASATIEEQTASAEEIASASEDLAEMAQSLQELILRFKV from the coding sequence ATGGAAAAGAATCGAACGGATAGAAGTATATCTAAGGAAATTGCTTTATATGTCAGTATATTTGTAATTTTTATTTGTGTTGTCATTGGAGGTGTTTCGATTTTCATGAGTCGTTCTTCAATGATTCGACAAGCAGAAACATCCCTTAGCATGATAACTGAGTTAAGTTCAGAAACAATCCACATTGCGATAAAAGATGACCTTTTAATTCTTCAAGAAGTAGCCAATAGAGCTCGTGTACGAACAATGGATTTTTCACTACAAGAAGAATCAATAAAAGCAGATATTGAGCGTCTAGGATATCTAGATATGGCAATCGTAAATCTTAAAGGTGAAGCACACTATATACTAGACGATAATACTACTGACTTGTCCGATCGTGATTATGTAAAAAAAGCCTTAAGCGGGGAACCGAATATTTCAGATGTAATTGTAAGTAAAGTAACGAACTCTGCAGTATTGATGTATGCGGTTCCAATAACAGATGAGAATAATGTAGTAGGAGCACTCATTGCAAGAAAAGATGGCAATGCATTATTCGATATCATAGGCGAGAGGAGATACGGTGAATCAGGCTATACATATATCCTAAATACCAATGGAGTTACTGTAACACATCCAAATAAGGATTATGTAATGGATCAATTTACACCAATAGAAGCTGCTAAAACGGATTCTTCCCTGGAGGATTTAGCAAGAGCTGTTAGCGAAATGTTAATGAATAAATCTGGACTTAATAAATATAGCTTTAATAATGAAGAAATGTATAATGCCTACACATCAATTGAAGGTACTCCTTGGATTTTTGTCAGTGCAGTCTCTCAAAATGAAGTTTTATCCGATGCTAGCACTCTAACAAAAACATTATTATTTATATTAGCATTTGTACTTATCATATCAATTTTAGCTTCATTTATCATAGGAAAAACATTGGCAAAACCGATTCTAAATCTTACAGAGATTGTTGATAAAAAATCAAATCTAGACTTTAGTACTATAGATCAAGGTACAATTCAAACCATTGTGAAAAGAAAAGATGAAATTGCAACAATGGCTTTTTCATTACAAAGTATGTCCCAAAATGTTAGAGATTTAATAGTACAGGTAGCAGAAACTTCTCAGCAAGTCTCAGCTACATCCGAAGAGCTAACAGCCACATCTCAGCAGACTGCAACAGCATCTCAGGAAGTTGCTCAAACAATTATAGATATAGCAGAAGGGGCAACGAAGCAAGCGAACAATACACTTGAAGTTTCAACTGTTTTAGAAAACTTAAGCTTAGAAATTGAAAAAAACCTTGAGAGAACAGGAAATCTTTCGGAAGCTTTCAACAAAATCAATGAACATGTAAGCTCTGGACTTAAGGCTATTGAATTGCTTAATACAAATACGAAAGAAAATAATGCAGCTGCTGATATTGTGTTTAATAGCATATTAAAAACAAATGAAAGCTCGTCAAAAATTAGTGAAGCCAGCAACCTGATTCTCAGCATTGCAGATCAGACAAATCTTCTTGCTTTAAATGCTTCGATCGAAGCAGCAAGAGCAGGCGAACACGGAAGAGGCTTTGCTGTTGTCGCAGATGAAATTCGTAAACTAGCTGAGCAATCTAGAAATTCTACAGAAATAATTAATCAAATTGTAAAAAATCTGTTGGATGATGCTGAAATGGCAGTTATGAAAATGAAAGAGGCAAATGCTCTCGTTAAACACCAAGAACAAAGTGTAGGCTTAACCGGAAATACATTTGACTTAATAACAGATGCAATTAAAGATTCTGAAAAATTAGTTAGAGCAATAGATGATTCTAGTAAAAAAATGAAACAGAGTAATGATAATGTATCAAATAATATCAGTATGCTTTCTGTAGTAGCTGAGCAAAATGCAGCCTCTACTGAGGAAGCATCTGCTACAATAGAGGAACAGACAGCATCGGCAGAAGAAATTGCTAGCGCAAGTGAAGATTTAGCAGAAATGGCTCAATCTCTGCAAGAACTAATTCTCAGATTTAAGGTATAG
- a CDS encoding tyrosine-type recombinase/integrase, translating to MSKQALLLTIKRLIIQKDIRDANHELYHFRLHSLRHTRAKEYVEQGMGISIIQHILGHQSLQMTVHYATVTENTLYEKWKNTEDLDLFRVNTETNELEQVDLDSDDGENLIRYEYVKKNLDAVRVPSGVCFKPSKLPCKQQINHC from the coding sequence TTGAGTAAACAGGCTTTATTACTCACAATTAAAAGACTTATTATACAAAAAGATATAAGAGATGCCAACCATGAGTTATACCATTTTAGACTCCATTCATTAAGGCATACAAGAGCTAAAGAATATGTAGAGCAGGGTATGGGAATTAGCATTATACAACATATATTAGGTCATCAGAGCCTTCAAATGACAGTTCATTATGCAACAGTAACGGAAAATACACTCTATGAGAAATGGAAGAATACAGAGGATTTAGATTTATTTAGGGTTAATACTGAAACTAATGAACTCGAACAAGTAGACTTAGATTCTGATGATGGTGAAAATCTAATAAGATATGAGTATGTAAAAAAGAATTTGGATGCTGTAAGAGTACCTTCCGGTGTATGTTTTAAGCCTTCTAAATTGCCTTGTAAACAACAAATAAACCATTGCTAA
- the tadA gene encoding tRNA adenosine(34) deaminase TadA, whose product MEEKFMLLAIEEAKKAFNKKEVPIGAIIVKQNKVIARAHNLREISKNAISHAELIAIQDACNLLGGWRLTDCTLYVTIEPCPMCAGAILQSRIKKVVIGAMDAKAGACGSILNLLNNPKFNHQTEIQTGVLEEECSQLMKNFFRSLREKH is encoded by the coding sequence TTGGAAGAAAAATTTATGCTGCTAGCTATAGAGGAAGCCAAGAAAGCATTTAATAAAAAAGAGGTGCCTATAGGGGCTATTATCGTTAAACAAAATAAAGTAATAGCGCGTGCCCATAATTTAAGAGAAATCTCTAAAAATGCCATATCCCATGCAGAGTTAATTGCGATTCAAGATGCATGTAACTTATTAGGGGGATGGAGGTTGACAGATTGCACTTTATATGTTACTATAGAACCCTGTCCTATGTGTGCAGGAGCTATTTTACAGAGTAGAATTAAAAAAGTTGTAATAGGTGCGATGGATGCTAAGGCTGGCGCATGTGGGTCTATATTAAATCTTTTAAATAATCCTAAGTTTAATCATCAAACAGAGATTCAAACTGGGGTTTTAGAAGAAGAGTGCTCTCAATTAATGAAGAATTTTTTCAGGTCTTTAAGAGAAAAGCATTAA
- a CDS encoding DUF6262 family protein, with amino-acid sequence MTDNTKGLKKYAEEKTKITLDKVDKAIRELSLSGEKINFNSVATASGVSKTFFYNNKEVRERIEDLRQKQVSREMNQRVKYDKTAKSKDIIIMAKDKKIKELEEENKKLKEQLEILRGKLYEKI; translated from the coding sequence ATGACTGACAATACTAAAGGATTGAAGAAATATGCAGAAGAAAAAACAAAAATTACTTTAGATAAGGTTGATAAAGCCATTAGAGAACTCTCTCTTAGTGGAGAAAAAATTAATTTCAATAGTGTGGCGACAGCCAGTGGAGTATCTAAGACATTCTTCTACAATAACAAAGAAGTCAGAGAGAGAATTGAAGATTTAAGGCAAAAGCAAGTTAGTAGAGAAATGAACCAAAGAGTCAAATATGATAAGACAGCTAAATCTAAAGATATTATTATAATGGCTAAAGATAAAAAAATTAAAGAACTTGAAGAAGAAAATAAAAAATTGAAAGAACAATTAGAAATCTTGAGGGGGAAGTTATATGAAAAAATATAA
- a CDS encoding GDSL-type esterase/lipase family protein, which translates to MKLVCLGDSLTFGFKMTRNNTWPQILEENLKIKVINKGICGDTTGGMVSRFGRDVLDEKPTHLLLMGGANDLIFNVPMPIVYSNLATMIYQAYHYKIQPIVGIHTPMVPSIARENFEFTDDFERVNRELILLREWIFNFSNLMKFETVDFFNEFYDPVKKIGKENLYIDGVHPSIEGNKIMAQLVIEALNI; encoded by the coding sequence TTGAAGTTAGTTTGTCTTGGCGATAGTTTAACTTTTGGATTTAAAATGACAAGAAATAATACTTGGCCTCAAATTTTAGAGGAGAATTTAAAAATAAAGGTTATAAACAAAGGTATATGTGGAGATACGACAGGTGGAATGGTGTCTAGATTTGGACGGGATGTTCTAGATGAGAAACCAACCCATCTATTATTAATGGGTGGAGCCAATGATTTGATTTTTAATGTACCTATGCCTATAGTATATTCTAATTTGGCTACTATGATATATCAAGCCTATCACTATAAAATCCAGCCTATTGTTGGTATACATACACCTATGGTGCCATCGATAGCTAGAGAAAACTTTGAGTTTACTGATGATTTTGAAAGAGTTAATAGAGAGTTGATTTTATTAAGAGAGTGGATTTTTAATTTTAGTAATTTAATGAAATTTGAAACAGTAGATTTTTTTAATGAATTTTATGATCCTGTTAAAAAAATTGGCAAAGAAAATTTGTACATTGATGGAGTCCATCCCTCAATAGAGGGAAATAAAATAATGGCACAATTAGTGATTGAAGCTTTAAATATATAA